Proteins co-encoded in one Bacillus infantis NRRL B-14911 genomic window:
- a CDS encoding F0F1 ATP synthase subunit delta, whose protein sequence is MSGSTVAKRYALALFQLANEHQLLGQMEEDLRIVKDVVNNNKGLDAVLKSPKLENDEKKGIIKTAFASVNPLVLNTLMLLIDRHREDQFSDLAEEFISLANDARGIAEAKVYSVRPLTEAESSELSAAFASRVGKTSLRIENIVDPGLLGGIKLRIGNRIFDGSMRGKLERLERQLLS, encoded by the coding sequence ATGAGCGGCTCTACAGTAGCAAAGCGCTATGCGTTGGCTCTGTTCCAGCTTGCGAATGAACATCAGCTTCTTGGCCAAATGGAAGAAGACCTTCGCATCGTCAAAGATGTCGTAAACAATAATAAGGGCCTGGATGCAGTCCTGAAATCCCCGAAACTCGAGAATGATGAGAAGAAAGGGATCATCAAAACTGCCTTCGCGTCTGTTAATCCTTTAGTACTTAATACACTTATGCTATTGATTGACCGCCACCGTGAAGATCAATTCTCTGATCTTGCGGAGGAATTCATCAGCCTTGCGAATGACGCAAGGGGCATTGCGGAAGCAAAGGTCTACTCAGTCCGTCCGCTGACAGAGGCTGAGAGCAGCGAGCTATCTGCTGCATTTGCATCAAGGGTCGGAAAAACGTCCCTCCGCATCGAGAATATCGTGGACCCGGGCCTGCTCGGCGGCATCAAGCTCCGCATCGGAAACAGGATTTTCGACGGCAGCATGCGCGGCAAGCTGGAACGCCTGGAACGTCAATTATTAAGCTGA
- the atpF gene encoding F0F1 ATP synthase subunit B yields MLASNLVLGAAEGAAHTAFNGGDILFQLAMFIILLALLKKFAWGPLMGIMKQREEHIANEIGAAEQSRVEANKLLEEQRSLLKEARTDAQNLIEGAKKQGDVQREEIIAAARAEAERVKESAKLEIDQQKEKAVAAIREQVASLSVLIASKVIEKELSAADQEKLINEYIQEAGENR; encoded by the coding sequence GTGTTAGCAAGCAATTTAGTATTAGGCGCTGCAGAAGGCGCAGCACATACAGCATTCAACGGCGGGGATATCTTATTCCAGCTGGCTATGTTTATCATTTTGTTGGCATTGCTCAAGAAATTTGCATGGGGTCCTTTAATGGGCATCATGAAACAGCGTGAAGAGCATATTGCCAATGAAATCGGCGCGGCTGAACAAAGCCGTGTTGAAGCAAATAAGCTTCTGGAAGAGCAGAGAAGCCTTCTGAAAGAAGCACGCACAGACGCTCAGAACCTGATCGAAGGTGCGAAGAAGCAAGGCGACGTGCAGCGCGAGGAAATCATCGCCGCAGCGCGTGCTGAAGCAGAGCGCGTCAAAGAATCAGCTAAGCTGGAAATCGATCAGCAGAAAGAAAAAGCAGTTGCCGCAATCCGGGAGCAGGTTGCTTCACTGTCTGTCCTTATTGCTTCCAAGGTTATTGAGAAGGAACTGAGTGCAGCAGACCAGGAAAAGCTGATCAATGAATACATTCAAGAGGCAGGAGAAAACCGATGA
- the atpA gene encoding F0F1 ATP synthase subunit alpha, giving the protein MSIKAEEISALIKKQIENYQSEIQVSDVGTVIQIGDGIARAHGLDNVMAGELVEFSNGVMGMAQNLEENNVGIIILGPYTEIREGDEVRRTGRIMEVPVGPELIGRVVNPLGQPVDGMGPINTTVTRPIESPAPGVMDRKSVHEPLQTGIKAIDALVPIGRGQRELIIGDRQTGKTSVAIDTILNQKDQDMVCIYVAIGQKESTVRNAVETLRKTGALEYTIVVTASASQPAPLLFLAPYAGVTMGEEFMYNGKHVLVVYDDLTKQAAAYRELSLLLRRPPGREAYPGDVFYLHSRLLERAAKLSDAKGAGSITALPFIETQAGDVSAYIPTNVISITDGQIFLQSDLFFSGVRPAINAGLSVSRVGGSAQIKAMKKVSGTLRLDLASYRELEAFAQFGSDLDKATQAKLNRGARTVEVLKQDLNKPLKVEKQVAILYALTRGFLDDIPVQDIRRFEAEFLTWLDHNKKDLLDHIATTKELPADDDMASAINSFKKTFAVTE; this is encoded by the coding sequence ATGAGCATCAAAGCTGAAGAAATCAGTGCGCTGATAAAAAAGCAGATCGAAAACTATCAGTCGGAAATTCAAGTGAGTGATGTAGGTACAGTTATCCAGATCGGTGACGGTATCGCCCGTGCTCATGGCCTCGACAATGTCATGGCTGGAGAACTTGTTGAATTTTCAAACGGCGTTATGGGTATGGCACAAAACCTTGAAGAAAATAACGTCGGTATTATCATCCTTGGCCCATATACTGAAATCCGTGAGGGAGATGAGGTCCGCCGTACGGGCCGCATCATGGAGGTTCCTGTAGGACCTGAGCTGATCGGGCGCGTAGTCAACCCGCTTGGACAGCCTGTTGATGGCATGGGGCCAATCAATACAACTGTAACACGTCCGATCGAAAGCCCTGCACCAGGCGTAATGGACCGTAAATCTGTTCATGAGCCGCTGCAGACTGGTATCAAAGCGATCGACGCCCTCGTGCCAATCGGGCGCGGACAGCGTGAGCTTATCATCGGTGACCGCCAGACTGGTAAAACTTCCGTTGCCATCGATACAATCCTGAACCAGAAGGACCAGGATATGGTATGTATCTATGTAGCAATCGGACAAAAAGAATCTACTGTACGTAATGCAGTAGAAACGCTCCGCAAGACTGGTGCATTAGAGTACACAATCGTTGTGACAGCTTCTGCATCACAGCCTGCTCCATTATTGTTCCTTGCTCCTTATGCAGGTGTAACAATGGGTGAAGAATTCATGTACAATGGCAAGCACGTTCTTGTCGTATATGATGATCTTACAAAACAAGCAGCTGCTTACCGTGAGCTTTCACTATTATTGCGCCGTCCTCCAGGACGTGAAGCATATCCAGGGGATGTATTCTACCTGCACAGCCGCCTTCTTGAGCGTGCTGCAAAGCTGAGCGATGCGAAGGGAGCAGGTTCAATCACTGCACTTCCTTTCATTGAAACACAGGCAGGGGATGTATCTGCATACATTCCAACTAACGTTATCTCCATCACGGACGGACAAATCTTCCTTCAGTCTGACCTGTTCTTCTCAGGCGTACGCCCTGCGATCAACGCTGGTCTTTCTGTATCACGCGTCGGCGGATCTGCACAGATCAAAGCCATGAAAAAGGTATCCGGTACACTGCGTCTGGACCTTGCATCATACCGTGAGCTGGAAGCATTCGCCCAGTTCGGATCTGATCTTGATAAAGCAACACAAGCGAAGCTTAACCGCGGTGCCCGTACAGTTGAGGTACTGAAGCAGGATCTTAACAAGCCGCTTAAGGTTGAAAAGCAGGTAGCCATCCTGTATGCATTGACACGCGGCTTCCTAGACGATATCCCTGTCCAGGACATCCGCCGTTTCGAAGCTGAATTCCTTACATGGCTTGACCATAACAAGAAAGATTTGTTAGACCATATCGCTACAACGAAAGAGCTTCCTGCTGACGATGATATGGCTTCTGCGATCAACAGCTTCAAAAAGACTTTCGCAGTAACCGAGTAA
- the atpE gene encoding F0F1 ATP synthase subunit C — MGLLAAAIAIGLAALGAGIGNGLIVSRTVEGIARQPEARGMLQTTMFIGVALVEAVPIIAVVIAFMVIGQ; from the coding sequence ATTGCAATTGGTTTGGCAGCACTAGGTGCCGGTATTGGTAACGGTCTTATCGTATCACGTACAGTTGAGGGGATTGCCCGTCAGCCGGAAGCTCGCGGAATGCTTCAAACAACTATGTTCATCGGGGTAGCGTTAGTTGAGGCCGTGCCGATCATCGCAGTTGTTATCGCGTTCATGGTTATTGGTCAATAA